A single genomic interval of Spirosoma linguale DSM 74 harbors:
- a CDS encoding transcriptional regulator, AraC family (PFAM: helix-turn-helix- domain containing protein AraC type~SMART: Helix-turn-helix, AraC domain~KEGG: sde:Sde_0802 AraC family transcriptional regulator): MTISPLDLIVLFGALQGFILSTLLWTTPKGSRLSNRLLATVIGLLALMSLAIAIPIYNRWVSYALDFLPLINAMPLGPLLYFYTKSLLDPGFRLGRSERVQLYPVILDWGSKFIGWIFLGGLFLGLVPQADGPAWGHVMNEYDTYADIPRWLSMTIYLGLTSQLVRQPQPTETTLSAPGKLPNLRWFRQFIRVILIFQVIWLIHLVPYIIPDTRSAWLDQFGWYPIYIPIAIMIYWLGLQGYLHARNSPAEGLSGKATTTFIPAETVDKAIQSLTAAMQTDKLYLDPELTVEKVGRHVQLPPKTVSFVLNQHVKKSFNAFVNDYRIEAVKQQLTNPANEHLTLTGIALECGFNSQATFQRAFKQATGQSPKQYIEQQTAES; encoded by the coding sequence ATGACCATCTCTCCGCTCGACCTGATTGTACTGTTTGGCGCTCTGCAAGGGTTTATTTTGTCGACGCTGTTGTGGACTACTCCAAAAGGTAGCCGATTGTCGAACCGACTGCTGGCTACCGTGATTGGCTTGCTGGCACTGATGAGCCTGGCCATAGCCATCCCTATTTACAACCGCTGGGTGAGCTATGCGCTGGATTTCCTGCCACTCATTAATGCGATGCCGCTGGGGCCGCTCCTCTATTTTTACACCAAATCCCTGCTTGATCCGGGGTTCCGGCTTGGCCGGTCGGAACGAGTTCAACTCTACCCGGTCATTCTGGATTGGGGCTCCAAATTTATTGGCTGGATTTTTCTTGGCGGATTATTTCTCGGTTTAGTGCCTCAAGCCGATGGTCCGGCCTGGGGGCATGTGATGAACGAATACGACACCTACGCTGATATTCCCCGATGGCTGTCGATGACGATTTATCTGGGCCTGACCAGCCAACTAGTACGTCAGCCACAACCCACCGAAACGACTTTGAGCGCGCCGGGAAAGCTACCCAATCTGCGCTGGTTTCGGCAATTCATCCGTGTCATCCTGATTTTTCAGGTCATTTGGCTCATTCATCTGGTGCCATACATTATTCCAGATACCCGGTCGGCCTGGCTGGATCAGTTTGGCTGGTATCCTATTTACATTCCCATTGCCATCATGATTTACTGGCTGGGTTTGCAAGGGTATCTGCATGCCCGAAATAGTCCGGCAGAAGGTTTGTCAGGAAAAGCAACAACCACGTTTATACCCGCCGAAACCGTTGATAAGGCGATTCAATCCTTAACAGCTGCCATGCAAACCGACAAGCTCTATCTCGACCCGGAACTGACCGTCGAGAAGGTCGGGCGACATGTGCAGCTACCACCCAAAACGGTTTCGTTTGTCCTGAACCAGCATGTAAAGAAAAGCTTCAATGCCTTTGTGAATGACTATCGGATCGAAGCCGTGAAGCAGCAGTTAACCAATCCTGCTAACGAACACCTGACTCTAACAGGCATCGCGCTGGAATGCGGCTTCAATTCACAGGCTACCTTT
- a CDS encoding hypothetical protein (KEGG: bcj:BCAM1922 putative DNA-binding phage protein): MALSHDTQEEVDEDTGVVYSAYNKNFIQIYTDSMGFIEDIINENPMAARVLLVLIRVMKSGNNIAEFSQKHLAGHFGCSERHIQNAIKVLVGRKAIRIIKAGRNNAYQINTKVAWTTHANVKLNKDLFSEPMEFSDEYMSRPKLRTRIVKQTYVG; encoded by the coding sequence ATGGCACTAAGTCACGATACACAGGAAGAGGTGGATGAGGATACAGGAGTAGTCTATTCCGCTTACAACAAGAACTTTATACAGATCTACACAGACAGTATGGGCTTCATAGAAGATATTATTAACGAGAATCCTATGGCGGCACGGGTGCTACTTGTATTGATTCGGGTAATGAAGAGTGGCAATAACATTGCTGAGTTCTCGCAGAAACATTTAGCTGGGCACTTTGGCTGTAGCGAACGTCATATTCAGAATGCCATTAAGGTCCTTGTAGGACGTAAGGCGATCAGGATAATAAAAGCCGGCAGAAATAACGCGTATCAGATCAATACTAAAGTAGCCTGGACTACTCACGCCAATGTAAAGCTTAATAAAGATTTGTTCTCGGAGCCAATGGAGTTCAGTGATGAATATATGAGTCGTCCGAAGCTACGCACCCGTATTGTTAAACAGACGTATGTAGGCTGA
- a CDS encoding conserved hypothetical protein (KEGG: glo:Glov_0438 hypothetical protein), with amino-acid sequence MAIKYNSDRVDYLIDLADKTYESKFKASTGTFWVSFELFTEFRTSSLSFIINLYGDSHPYYKDFNEGVKISKPNDTIQGRGILKSIKAEIDNGWLITLKGVVSAELFSDFLEMGEHLLEEGYKDPAAVMIGSVLEEHLRQLCSKNGIATEDIKSSKVVPKKADLLNAELAGASVYNKLDQKNVTAWLDLRNKAAHGKYGEYSQQQVEFMMQAVTEFMTRNSL; translated from the coding sequence ATGGCAATAAAATACAATAGTGACCGTGTAGATTACCTAATTGATCTAGCAGACAAAACATACGAGTCTAAATTTAAAGCTAGTACTGGTACTTTTTGGGTAAGTTTTGAGCTATTTACTGAGTTTAGAACATCGTCTCTTTCCTTCATCATAAATCTTTATGGAGATAGTCATCCATATTATAAGGATTTTAACGAAGGTGTCAAAATATCAAAACCAAACGATACCATACAAGGACGTGGTATTTTAAAATCAATCAAGGCAGAGATTGACAACGGCTGGCTAATAACTTTGAAGGGCGTGGTATCTGCGGAGCTATTTTCAGACTTCTTAGAAATGGGTGAGCATCTCTTAGAAGAAGGGTATAAAGATCCTGCAGCAGTTATGATAGGTAGCGTATTAGAAGAGCATTTAAGGCAGCTATGCAGTAAAAACGGAATTGCAACAGAGGATATTAAATCGAGTAAGGTTGTTCCCAAAAAGGCTGACTTATTAAATGCTGAGCTTGCGGGTGCCAGTGTCTACAATAAGTTAGATCAGAAAAATGTAACTGCTTGGCTCGACCTTAGAAACAAAGCCGCACATGGCAAGTACGGGGAATACAGCCAGCAACAAGTTGAATTTATGATGCAGGCAGTAACGGAATTTATGACCAGAAATAGCTTATAA
- a CDS encoding integrase family protein (PFAM: integrase family protein~KEGG: abb:ABBFA_000228 tyrosine recombinase XerC), which translates to MNTINSIPKVYLSEDLQKRCFVYFSYQGKRHRIYNGKELGLSCNPAGETTIEGRQRELNRLLEATRAAMQAGRWQFVDQTSTPVVLSVPVEMMAGSVIKRQQEQFDKQDWSVPYLRDMNRVTNELLAFLATEGLAHSLLEEITKKVLNRFLDNYRSSGRYYMNKRRNLSALFYRLAQDEELTLTGNPVRNTHPMKTKETLNEAYTPEQLTGVLAYLEVNHPNLYLCALMTYGTLLRPHREIRLLRRKDFDAGLNVITLTGSATKSGRIRKVPVPEYIRQVLIRRRVDALEPDAFIFTSIAKPVNADYFTTAWSRQKQTMLKLGLVQPDQTLYSFRHSAAVYCYTDRQNLRLLQQIMGHSTPDVTTKYLRSLGVMEVNPDDMPRLPGS; encoded by the coding sequence ATGAACACAATCAACAGCATCCCAAAAGTTTATTTGTCGGAGGACTTACAGAAACGCTGCTTCGTTTACTTCAGCTATCAGGGCAAACGCCACAGAATTTACAACGGTAAAGAACTTGGGCTGTCCTGTAATCCCGCCGGGGAGACGACAATAGAAGGAAGGCAGCGCGAGTTAAACCGATTGCTCGAAGCAACCCGAGCGGCTATGCAGGCGGGACGCTGGCAGTTCGTAGATCAGACAAGCACACCGGTAGTTTTATCGGTTCCCGTTGAGATGATGGCTGGTAGCGTCATTAAGCGGCAGCAGGAACAGTTTGACAAACAGGACTGGTCAGTTCCCTATCTGCGCGACATGAACCGAGTAACGAATGAACTGCTTGCTTTTCTGGCTACTGAGGGTTTAGCGCACTCACTGTTAGAAGAGATCACGAAAAAGGTGCTTAACCGGTTCCTGGACAACTACCGGTCCAGCGGCAGGTACTACATGAATAAAAGGCGTAACCTGTCGGCGTTGTTCTACCGACTGGCGCAGGATGAGGAGTTGACCTTAACCGGCAATCCGGTCAGAAATACCCATCCCATGAAAACGAAAGAGACGCTAAACGAAGCCTATACGCCGGAGCAATTAACTGGCGTACTTGCATATCTGGAAGTCAACCATCCTAACCTGTATCTGTGTGCGTTGATGACCTACGGCACCTTACTTCGACCCCACCGGGAGATCAGGTTGCTACGGAGAAAAGACTTCGATGCAGGATTGAATGTCATTACCCTGACAGGCAGCGCGACCAAGTCGGGGCGCATCCGCAAGGTGCCTGTGCCGGAGTACATCAGGCAAGTACTGATTCGCCGTAGAGTCGATGCGTTGGAGCCGGACGCCTTTATCTTTACCAGTATAGCCAAGCCGGTCAACGCAGATTACTTTACAACGGCGTGGAGTCGACAGAAGCAAACTATGCTAAAACTGGGTCTTGTTCAGCCTGACCAGACGCTGTATAGTTTTCGGCATAGTGCAGCCGTTTACTGTTATACCGACAGGCAGAATTTAAGGCTGTTGCAGCAGATAATGGGACACTCCACCCCAGATGTTACGACGAAGTACCTGCGTAGTCTGGGCGTTATGGAGGTGAACCCAGACGATATGCCCCGGCTGCCGGGTAGCTGA
- a CDS encoding Integrase catalytic region (PFAM: Integrase catalytic region~KEGG: maq:Maqu_3180 integrase catalytic subunit), with product MANQRLPMHLLRQILLLQQQHKSIRDIARSLGLARNTVRGYLRMLPDPATLSLPQLSDQQLDELVQSRPPAPSPDAPLTILQQRFAQIDRELTRPGVTRYSLWLDYKAEHPNGYQYTQFCHYYQLWSQRQQTSMHIEHKAGDKLFVDFAGKRLSLVDQTTGEVRPVEFFVAVLGCSQLTYAQVVATQRKEDFITALQNALHYFGGVPAAIVPDNLKAAVIRSDRYEPQINETLADFALHYQTTILPARSGKPRDKALVEGAVNILYRRIYAPLRNEVFHRLDDLNAAIRPLLDAHNQMRFQNRGHSRQSQFEERERMHLMGLPNTAYLIKHYAGSRVQKNGHVLLSEDKHYYSVPYRYIGQWVRLIYTASSVEVYCQHQRIATHQRLQGQYHYSTLKEHLPPAHQWISDWSPETFVRRADRIGPQTRQAVEAILTSRAHPEQAYKSCQGVLSLEKKVGRERLERACQRALCYQSVSYKVIRSIIERGLDTLSDASPVSSVPSHENIRGASAYQ from the coding sequence ATGGCCAACCAGCGTCTTCCTATGCACCTACTCCGTCAGATTCTGCTTCTCCAGCAGCAACATAAGTCTATCCGGGATATTGCCCGTTCGCTAGGCCTGGCTCGCAATACCGTCCGGGGCTACCTGCGCATGCTTCCCGATCCGGCAACGCTTTCCCTCCCGCAACTCTCCGACCAACAGTTGGATGAGCTGGTACAAAGTCGTCCGCCTGCGCCCTCACCCGACGCCCCCCTAACTATTCTTCAACAACGATTCGCTCAGATTGACCGCGAACTGACCCGACCCGGCGTTACCCGGTATAGTCTTTGGCTGGATTACAAAGCCGAACATCCCAACGGCTATCAGTATACGCAGTTCTGCCACTATTATCAGCTTTGGAGCCAGCGGCAGCAGACCAGCATGCACATTGAGCACAAAGCGGGCGACAAACTCTTCGTCGACTTTGCGGGCAAGCGGCTCTCGCTGGTCGACCAGACAACAGGGGAGGTTAGGCCGGTCGAGTTCTTCGTGGCCGTGCTGGGTTGCAGTCAGCTCACTTACGCCCAGGTAGTGGCTACTCAGCGCAAGGAGGACTTCATCACCGCCCTGCAAAACGCCCTGCATTACTTCGGGGGCGTACCAGCGGCCATCGTGCCCGATAACCTCAAAGCGGCTGTGATTCGCTCGGATCGCTATGAACCCCAGATCAATGAGACGCTGGCTGACTTTGCGCTCCATTATCAAACGACGATCCTGCCGGCCCGGAGCGGTAAGCCCCGCGACAAAGCTCTGGTCGAAGGAGCCGTCAACATCCTCTATCGACGCATCTACGCTCCCCTGCGCAATGAGGTCTTTCATCGACTTGACGATCTCAATGCGGCTATCCGCCCCTTACTCGACGCCCACAACCAAATGCGCTTTCAGAACCGGGGCCATAGTCGGCAGTCGCAGTTCGAGGAGCGGGAGCGAATGCACTTGATGGGGTTGCCCAACACGGCTTATCTCATCAAACACTATGCGGGGAGCCGGGTTCAGAAAAACGGCCATGTACTGCTGTCAGAAGACAAGCATTATTACAGCGTACCCTATCGCTACATCGGCCAGTGGGTACGGCTGATCTACACGGCGTCAAGCGTTGAAGTCTACTGCCAGCACCAGCGTATTGCGACTCACCAGCGATTACAGGGACAGTACCATTACTCGACACTCAAAGAGCATTTGCCCCCAGCCCATCAGTGGATCAGTGACTGGAGCCCGGAGACGTTCGTCCGTCGGGCCGACCGCATTGGCCCCCAAACCCGGCAGGCCGTCGAAGCCATCCTAACGAGCCGGGCGCATCCCGAACAGGCTTATAAGTCGTGCCAGGGTGTACTAAGTCTGGAAAAGAAAGTGGGTAGAGAACGTCTGGAGCGGGCCTGCCAACGGGCGTTGTGCTACCAGAGCGTGAGCTACAAAGTCATCCGATCCATCATCGAACGCGGGCTGGATACGCTCTCCGATGCCAGTCCTGTCAGCTCAGTACCCAGCCATGAAAACATCCGGGGCGCATCAGCCTACCAGTAA
- a CDS encoding IstB domain protein ATP-binding protein (PFAM: IstB domain protein ATP-binding protein~KEGG: tau:Tola_2684 IstB domain protein ATP-binding protein) yields the protein MNNQATLDRLRDLKLVGMYQAFETLLRLPLHQQPPADELLAQLTEAEHEYRQHRRTQMAIRAARFRYQASLEELHYGPGRNLDKTLVLRLADCRFIDRAENIFLTGSTGCGKSYVASALGYQACQLGYRVGYHNLIRLIQRLQLAKADGSYQREMSRLERQHLLILDDWGLQPLDQNGRLALLQIMEDRHGKAATIITSQLPVSKWHEYIDDPTLADAILDRLTHKAHRMELKGESMRRKQSLAAEK from the coding sequence ATGAATAACCAAGCGACACTTGACCGACTACGGGACCTTAAACTGGTGGGCATGTATCAGGCCTTCGAGACCCTGCTTCGCCTACCCCTTCACCAGCAACCGCCTGCCGACGAACTGCTGGCCCAGCTTACTGAAGCTGAACATGAGTACCGTCAACACCGACGCACCCAGATGGCCATCCGGGCGGCCCGCTTTCGCTATCAGGCCTCGCTGGAAGAGTTGCACTACGGCCCTGGCCGCAACCTGGATAAGACGCTGGTGCTTCGTTTGGCCGACTGCCGCTTCATCGATCGAGCCGAGAATATCTTCCTGACGGGATCAACTGGCTGCGGCAAAAGTTACGTGGCTTCGGCCCTGGGCTATCAGGCCTGTCAGCTGGGGTATCGGGTGGGTTATCACAATCTGATCCGGCTCATACAGCGACTGCAACTGGCTAAAGCCGACGGCTCCTACCAGCGGGAGATGAGTCGTCTGGAGCGGCAACACCTGCTCATTCTGGATGACTGGGGCTTACAACCCCTTGATCAGAATGGCCGATTGGCCCTGTTACAGATCATGGAGGACCGGCATGGCAAGGCCGCTACGATCATCACCTCGCAACTGCCGGTGAGTAAATGGCACGAATACATCGACGATCCTACCTTGGCCGATGCCATCCTGGACCGGCTAACTCACAAGGCTCATCGGATGGAGTTGAAGGGTGAATCGATGCGACGCAAGCAAAGTCTTGCGGCTGAGAAATAA
- a CDS encoding integrase family protein (PFAM: integrase family protein~KEGG: seh:SeHA_C1600 phage integrase family protein) has protein sequence MPADSITSRDYLNAFTFTVELNHKPKADGNHALFLRVTEDRKIRRIYTGFAIPKKDWNPKKKEVRRSYELHKAINARIDELKAQATTIKADVRGASASDVFDHLKGRPSTSFFAFADALTPGQAYNTGRNVRCEVNKFRLYVRNDNLTFTDITTPMLYTYHGWLMKVRGNSLNTANTGLTKLRTVISKAIEAGLLKRQDNPFLGFKIKEAKLERIRLTETELQAFTSVDLPEGSLLWHTRNYWLFAFYCAGIRFSDVACLKWQNINGGRLSYVMRKTQHIIQQSHSIQLPKQAEAILCHYAKPDAKPDDFIFPIVSSGRDYSSPADLLREISRKNALINKYLKLVCSRAGIAKAVSFHSARHTFADLGRRKIKDVYAISKLLRHSKINITEKYLADFDSEITDQALDKLFG, from the coding sequence ATGCCCGCAGATTCGATAACCAGCCGCGACTACCTAAATGCGTTTACCTTCACGGTCGAACTAAATCATAAACCCAAAGCAGATGGAAACCACGCCCTGTTCCTGCGTGTGACCGAGGACCGCAAGATCAGGCGTATCTATACCGGCTTTGCTATTCCTAAGAAAGACTGGAACCCTAAAAAGAAAGAAGTCCGTCGCAGCTATGAGCTGCATAAAGCCATCAACGCCCGGATTGATGAACTAAAAGCACAGGCTACGACCATCAAGGCAGACGTCCGGGGAGCCAGTGCCAGCGACGTGTTCGATCACCTGAAAGGCAGACCCTCAACCTCCTTCTTTGCCTTTGCTGACGCACTGACTCCCGGGCAGGCATACAACACAGGGCGTAATGTCCGCTGTGAGGTAAACAAGTTTCGGCTGTATGTCCGGAATGACAATCTGACATTTACCGACATTACTACGCCTATGCTATACACCTATCATGGGTGGCTGATGAAGGTCAGGGGCAACAGCCTGAATACGGCGAATACAGGACTCACCAAGCTACGAACAGTTATTAGCAAGGCAATCGAAGCGGGACTGTTAAAACGGCAGGATAACCCGTTTCTGGGCTTCAAAATCAAGGAAGCTAAGCTGGAACGCATCCGGCTGACCGAAACAGAATTACAGGCGTTTACATCGGTCGATCTTCCCGAAGGCTCGCTGCTATGGCATACCCGGAACTACTGGCTGTTTGCTTTTTACTGTGCTGGTATCCGGTTCAGCGACGTAGCTTGTCTTAAGTGGCAAAACATCAACGGCGGTCGGTTGTCGTATGTGATGCGGAAGACCCAGCACATCATTCAGCAAAGCCACAGCATTCAGCTACCCAAACAGGCAGAAGCGATTCTGTGCCATTACGCTAAGCCCGATGCCAAGCCCGACGACTTTATTTTCCCTATCGTCAGCAGTGGGCGGGACTATAGTAGTCCGGCTGACCTGCTCCGGGAGATTTCCCGCAAAAACGCCCTCATCAATAAATACCTCAAGCTGGTGTGTAGTAGGGCAGGCATTGCCAAAGCAGTATCGTTCCATTCCGCCCGGCATACCTTTGCTGACCTGGGTCGGAGGAAAATAAAGGATGTATACGCCATTTCCAAGCTGCTGCGGCACTCCAAGATCAACATTACGGAAAAGTACTTAGCTGACTTCGACAGTGAGATCACTGATCAGGCATTGGATAAGCTGTTCGGGTAG
- a CDS encoding protein of unknown function DUF955 (PFAM: protein of unknown function DUF955~KEGG: pst:PSPTO_0275 DNA-binding protein) — MADKAPITPQVLRWARLTAKFSIEIAATKVKVAAEKLDEWENGISQPTIVQAQSLAKLYKRPFAILFLPNIPTDFQPLQDYRKNADELSTASIFIIREIQERQAWISEFYQENGEAPLPFVGKFSIRDSSDTVAADILKTLEIRSPYYQTSNPVKEWVDKAEAKGVFISRSSFIHSRMKFDSDEIKGFAIADEYAPFIFVNTEDWKAPQLFTLVHELAHIWIGQSGVSNESDLELKLKHQIHQVEAFCNEVAAAALMQNESMNRLNRNVFKSQVELFTTAKNWGVSSFALLVRALHMNLISTQEYNNSKAQADSAYKQYLVREEAKRESQKKDTDGGPSYYQLQLNKVSPHFTRFVLEAYRSGMIPPTQASSLLNVKTNNFPKLEKYLSTQA, encoded by the coding sequence ATGGCAGATAAGGCCCCTATAACACCGCAGGTTTTAAGGTGGGCTAGGCTAACCGCCAAATTTTCTATTGAAATTGCCGCTACCAAAGTTAAGGTTGCTGCCGAAAAACTTGATGAGTGGGAAAATGGTATTAGCCAACCTACTATTGTTCAAGCTCAATCATTGGCTAAATTATATAAGCGACCTTTTGCGATTCTTTTTTTGCCCAATATCCCGACTGATTTTCAGCCTTTACAGGATTATCGAAAAAATGCAGACGAACTGAGCACGGCGTCCATATTTATAATTCGAGAAATACAAGAACGGCAAGCATGGATAAGTGAATTTTACCAAGAAAACGGAGAAGCACCGTTACCATTTGTTGGTAAATTCTCTATTCGGGATTCTTCAGATACTGTTGCAGCCGATATATTAAAAACGCTCGAAATACGCTCCCCTTATTACCAAACAAGTAACCCGGTAAAGGAGTGGGTTGATAAAGCTGAAGCTAAAGGGGTATTTATATCTAGAAGTAGTTTTATTCACTCTAGAATGAAATTCGATAGCGATGAAATCAAAGGATTTGCTATAGCTGATGAATACGCTCCTTTCATTTTTGTTAATACTGAAGATTGGAAAGCTCCACAACTATTTACATTGGTACATGAATTGGCTCATATATGGATTGGGCAATCTGGTGTTTCTAACGAATCCGATTTAGAGCTGAAATTAAAACATCAAATTCATCAAGTGGAGGCATTTTGCAACGAAGTAGCTGCTGCTGCTTTGATGCAAAACGAGTCAATGAATCGGCTTAATAGGAATGTCTTTAAATCCCAGGTAGAACTATTTACTACTGCTAAAAATTGGGGTGTAAGCTCATTTGCTTTATTGGTGCGAGCATTGCATATGAATTTGATTTCGACGCAAGAGTACAATAACTCGAAAGCTCAGGCTGATTCGGCATATAAACAATACTTGGTTCGTGAAGAAGCGAAACGGGAGAGTCAAAAGAAGGACACCGATGGTGGTCCAAGTTACTATCAACTTCAACTTAACAAAGTTAGCCCACACTTTACCCGGTTTGTTCTAGAGGCCTATCGTAGCGGAATGATACCCCCGACGCAAGCAAGTAGTTTATTAAACGTAAAGACGAATAACTTTCCTAAACTTGAGAAATATCTATCCACGCAGGCATGA
- a CDS encoding conserved hypothetical protein (KEGG: psp:PSPPH_5056 hypothetical protein): MKYSRYCLDANVLIVAWHTYYAPTICLSYWDLLAKLGRDNLIFLPSEVLAELEKTDDDLLKWAKSSKIPVEKTDTSVISCLKDIYNNNPIHTKLIDSAKGRSLADPWVIAHAMRQNACVVTKENKIIANVLTPFGEPVLPGV; encoded by the coding sequence ATGAAGTATTCCAGGTATTGTTTAGATGCCAACGTCTTGATTGTGGCTTGGCATACGTATTACGCCCCTACAATTTGCCTGAGCTACTGGGACTTGTTGGCGAAATTAGGGCGCGACAATCTAATCTTTCTGCCGAGCGAAGTATTAGCTGAACTGGAAAAGACAGATGATGATTTGTTAAAGTGGGCTAAATCCTCCAAGATACCAGTGGAGAAGACGGATACGTCAGTTATAAGTTGCCTTAAAGATATCTATAACAATAACCCTATTCATACTAAACTTATAGATAGCGCAAAGGGACGATCATTAGCTGATCCTTGGGTGATTGCACACGCAATGAGACAAAATGCTTGTGTTGTTACCAAAGAAAATAAAATAATCGCTAATGTCCTTACCCCCTTTGGTGAGCCAGTTTTACCTGGAGTTTAG
- a CDS encoding Integrase catalytic region (PFAM: Integrase catalytic region~KEGG: yps:pYV0019 putative transposase): MENYRVSARRACAVIQFRRSSLQFKSRRRDDSVIRKRIKEIAQVRVRYGYQRIYVLLRREGWRDNHKRVYRVYCEEGLHLRSKRPRRNRAAAHRLERPQLSSIHQCWSMDFVADQLFDGRKIRALTIVDNYSRQCVAIHVGQSLKGDDVVAVMNQLKEIHLAMPERIQVDNGSEFISKALDLWAYDNGVTLDFSRPGKPTDNPFIESFNGSFRDECLNAHWFLSLEDAREKIEAWRQEYNSFRPHSSLGGRTPDEAGMGIERRTNERPVLNL; the protein is encoded by the coding sequence ATGGAAAACTATCGCGTTTCAGCACGTCGTGCATGCGCTGTGATTCAGTTCCGTCGATCCTCCTTGCAGTTTAAATCTCGTCGTCGAGATGACTCCGTGATCCGGAAACGAATCAAAGAAATTGCCCAGGTAAGGGTTCGGTACGGTTATCAGCGGATTTATGTGCTGCTGCGCCGGGAGGGTTGGCGTGACAACCACAAAAGGGTGTATAGGGTGTATTGTGAAGAAGGATTGCATCTCAGAAGCAAGCGCCCCCGTCGTAATCGAGCCGCTGCCCACCGGTTAGAGCGCCCCCAACTCTCCAGTATTCATCAGTGCTGGAGCATGGATTTTGTGGCTGACCAGCTTTTTGATGGCCGAAAAATCCGGGCGTTAACTATAGTTGATAATTATAGTCGCCAATGCGTGGCCATTCATGTCGGCCAATCGTTGAAAGGGGATGATGTAGTAGCAGTGATGAATCAACTAAAAGAGATACATTTGGCTATGCCCGAGCGGATTCAAGTAGATAATGGCAGTGAATTTATATCGAAAGCTCTCGATTTGTGGGCTTATGACAACGGGGTAACATTAGACTTTTCCAGACCTGGCAAGCCAACTGATAACCCGTTTATTGAGTCGTTCAATGGCAGTTTTCGGGACGAGTGCTTGAACGCTCACTGGTTCTTGTCGTTGGAAGATGCTCGTGAAAAAATCGAGGCTTGGCGTCAAGAATATAATTCCTTTCGACCCCATAGTTCGCTCGGCGGACGAACACCAGATGAGGCCGGAATGGGTATTGAAAGAAGAACAAATGAACGTCCGGTCCTCAATCTTTGA
- a CDS encoding transposase IS3/IS911 family protein (PFAM: transposase IS3/IS911 family protein~KEGG: glo:Glov_1433 transposase IS3/IS911 family protein), which yields MKKTKFTEAQIVFALKQSETGVAVAEVCRKMGISEATFYNWKKKYGGLGVAELHRLRQLEEENRQLKQLVADLSLDKQMLQDVLKKKL from the coding sequence ATGAAGAAAACGAAGTTCACCGAAGCACAAATCGTTTTTGCTCTCAAACAATCTGAGACTGGAGTGGCTGTAGCTGAAGTATGCCGCAAAATGGGTATTAGTGAGGCTACCTTTTACAATTGGAAGAAGAAGTATGGCGGATTAGGTGTTGCCGAATTGCACCGATTACGCCAGTTGGAAGAGGAAAACCGTCAGCTGAAACAGCTAGTGGCCGACCTAAGCTTGGACAAACAAATGCTTCAGGATGTGCTCAAAAAAAAGCTTTAA